In Enterobacter sp. 638, a single window of DNA contains:
- the rplJ gene encoding 50S ribosomal protein L10, with translation MALNLQDKQAIVAEVSEVAKGALSAVVADSRGVTVDKMTELRKAGREAGVYMRVVRNTLLRRVVEGTQFECLKDAFVGPTLIAYSMEHPGAAARLFKDFAKANAKFEVKAAAFEGELIPASQIDRLATLPTYEEAIARLMATMKEASAGKLVRTLAAVRDAKEAA, from the coding sequence ATGGCTTTAAATCTTCAAGACAAACAAGCGATTGTTGCTGAAGTCAGCGAAGTAGCCAAAGGCGCGCTGTCTGCAGTAGTTGCGGATTCCCGTGGCGTTACTGTGGACAAAATGACTGAACTGCGTAAAGCAGGTCGCGAAGCCGGCGTATACATGCGTGTTGTTCGTAACACCTTGCTGCGCCGTGTTGTTGAAGGTACTCAGTTTGAGTGCCTGAAAGACGCGTTCGTTGGTCCGACCCTGATTGCATATTCTATGGAACACCCGGGCGCAGCTGCTCGTCTGTTCAAAGATTTCGCGAAAGCGAATGCAAAATTTGAGGTCAAAGCCGCAGCCTTTGAAGGTGAGTTGATCCCGGCATCGCAAATCGATCGCCTGGCTACACTGCCGACCTACGAAGAAGCAATTGCACGCCTGATGGCAACCATGAAAGAAGCTTCGGCTGGCAAACTGGTTCGCACTCTGGCTGCTGTTCGCGATGCGAAAGAAGCGGCTTAA
- the secE gene encoding preprotein translocase subunit SecE — MSANTEAQGSGRGLEAMKWVVVAVLLIVAIVGNFLYRDMMLPLRALAVVILIAAAGGVALLTTKGKATVAFAREARTEVRKVIWPTRQETLHTTLIVAAVTAVMSLILWGLDGILVRLVSFITGLRF, encoded by the coding sequence ATGAGTGCGAATACCGAAGCTCAAGGGAGCGGTCGCGGCCTGGAAGCGATGAAGTGGGTTGTTGTGGCCGTGCTGCTGATCGTGGCTATCGTTGGCAACTTCCTTTATCGTGACATGATGCTGCCGCTGCGTGCGCTGGCCGTAGTAATTCTTATTGCTGCAGCGGGTGGTGTCGCGCTGTTGACGACAAAAGGTAAAGCGACAGTTGCTTTTGCCCGCGAAGCGCGAACCGAAGTTCGCAAGGTCATTTGGCCTACTCGCCAGGAAACATTGCACACCACGCTGATCGTGGCAGCGGTGACTGCTGTAATGTCACTGATTCTGTGGGGACTGGATGGTATTCTGGTTCGCCTGGTCTCCTTTATCACTGGCCTGAGGTTCTAA
- the dppF gene encoding dipeptide ABC transporter ATP-binding subunit DppF, whose translation MSTQEAAKQQLLLKAIDLKKYYPVKKGIFAPERLVKALDGVSFTLERGKTLAVVGESGCGKSTLGRLLTMIEIPTGGELYYQGQDLLKHDPVAQKLRRQKIQIVFQNPYGSLNPRKKVGQILEEPLQINSTLNKEQRREKALAMMAKVGLKTEHYDRYPHMFSGGQRQRIAIARGLMLDPDVVIADEPVSALDVSVRAQVLNLMMDLQQDLGLSYVFISHDLSVVEHIADEVMVMYLGRCVEKGTKDQIFNNPRHPYTQALLSATPRLNPDERRERIKLTGELPSPLNPPPGCAFNARCRRRFGPCTQLQPQLKEYGGQLVACFAVDQDENGEKPQA comes from the coding sequence ATGAGTACGCAAGAGGCCGCCAAACAACAACTTTTGTTGAAGGCCATCGACCTGAAAAAGTATTACCCGGTGAAGAAGGGGATTTTCGCCCCTGAGCGCTTGGTCAAAGCATTGGACGGGGTGTCATTTACCCTCGAGCGCGGCAAAACGCTGGCCGTGGTGGGTGAGTCCGGCTGTGGTAAATCAACGCTAGGCCGTCTGCTGACGATGATTGAAATACCTACCGGTGGCGAACTGTATTATCAGGGTCAGGATCTGCTCAAACATGACCCGGTAGCGCAGAAACTGCGTCGCCAAAAAATCCAGATCGTGTTCCAGAACCCGTACGGTTCGTTGAACCCACGTAAAAAAGTGGGACAGATTCTGGAAGAGCCGCTGCAAATTAACAGCACGCTCAATAAAGAGCAGCGCCGCGAAAAAGCATTAGCGATGATGGCGAAAGTGGGGCTCAAAACCGAGCACTATGATCGCTACCCGCATATGTTCTCGGGTGGACAGCGCCAGCGTATCGCGATTGCACGTGGGTTGATGTTGGATCCCGATGTAGTCATTGCGGACGAACCTGTTTCTGCACTCGACGTGTCTGTACGTGCGCAGGTACTGAACCTGATGATGGATTTGCAGCAGGATCTGGGTCTGTCGTACGTGTTCATCTCCCATGACCTGTCTGTGGTCGAGCATATCGCCGATGAAGTGATGGTGATGTATTTGGGTCGTTGCGTGGAGAAGGGGACGAAAGATCAGATCTTCAATAATCCTCGTCACCCGTATACGCAGGCGCTGCTCTCGGCAACACCGCGCCTGAATCCGGATGAGCGCCGCGAGCGTATCAAGCTGACCGGCGAGCTGCCAAGCCCGCTGAATCCGCCACCGGGATGTGCGTTCAACGCCCGTTGCCGTCGTCGCTTTGGACCGTGCACGCAGTTGCAGCCACAGTTGAAAGAGTATGGCGGTCAGTTGGTTGCCTGCTTTGCGGTCGACCAGGATGAAAACGGCGAGAAGCCGCAAGCATAA
- the dppD gene encoding dipeptide ABC transporter ATP-binding protein, whose amino-acid sequence MALLNVDKLSVHFGDVGSEFRAVDRISYSVNQGEVVGIVGESGSGKSVSSLAIMGLIDYPGRVMAESLEFNGQDLKRISEKQRRQLVGAEVAMIFQDPMTSLNPCYTVGFQIMEAIKVHQGGNKKTRIQRAIDLLTQVGIPDPASRLDVYPHQLSGGMSQRVMIAMAIACRPKLLIADEPTTALDVTIQAQIIELLLELQQKENMALVLITHDLALVAEAAHKIIVMYAGQVVETGSANAIFRAPRHPYTQALLRALPEFAQDKARLASLPGVVPGKYDRPTGCLLNPRCPYATDKCRAEEPELFTLNDGRQSKCHYPLDDAGRPTL is encoded by the coding sequence ATGGCGTTATTAAATGTAGATAAATTATCGGTGCACTTCGGTGACGTTGGCTCCGAATTTCGTGCCGTAGACCGTATCAGCTACAGCGTGAATCAAGGTGAAGTGGTCGGCATTGTCGGTGAGTCTGGTTCCGGTAAATCGGTCAGTTCGCTGGCGATCATGGGATTGATTGATTATCCAGGCCGCGTCATGGCGGAAAGCCTCGAGTTTAACGGCCAGGATCTGAAGCGTATCTCCGAGAAGCAGCGCCGCCAGTTGGTGGGTGCCGAAGTGGCGATGATCTTCCAGGACCCAATGACCAGCCTGAACCCTTGTTACACCGTCGGTTTCCAGATTATGGAAGCGATTAAAGTGCATCAGGGCGGCAATAAGAAAACCCGTATTCAGCGTGCAATCGACCTGCTCACGCAGGTAGGGATTCCCGATCCGGCCTCACGTCTGGATGTTTATCCGCATCAGCTCTCGGGCGGGATGAGCCAGCGCGTGATGATCGCCATGGCGATTGCGTGTCGACCAAAACTGCTGATTGCCGATGAACCGACGACGGCGCTGGATGTAACCATTCAGGCGCAAATCATTGAACTTCTGCTGGAGTTACAGCAGAAAGAGAATATGGCGCTGGTTCTGATTACGCATGATTTGGCACTGGTTGCAGAAGCGGCGCACAAGATCATCGTGATGTACGCCGGGCAGGTGGTGGAAACCGGAAGCGCGAATGCGATATTCCGCGCGCCGCGTCACCCGTATACGCAGGCGCTGCTTCGCGCGTTGCCAGAGTTTGCTCAGGATAAAGCGCGTCTGGCGTCACTGCCGGGTGTCGTCCCGGGCAAATATGACCGCCCGACGGGTTGTCTGCTGAATCCGCGCTGTCCGTATGCAACGGATAAATGTCGTGCCGAAGAGCCAGAACTCTTCACGCTGAATGACGGTCGTCAGTCTAAATGTCATTACCCACTCGATGATGCCGGGAGGCCTACACTATGA
- the coaA gene encoding type I pantothenate kinase — MSKKEQSLMTPYLQFNRSQWAALRDSVPMTLTEGEIARLKGINEDLSLEEVAEIYLPLSRLLNFYISSNLRRQAVLEQFLGTNGQRIPYIISIAGSVAVGKSTTARVLQALLSRWPEHRSVELITTDGFLHPNEVLKERGLMKKKGFPLSYDMHRLVKFVSDLKSGAPNVTAPVYSHLIYDRIPDGDKTVAQPDILILEGLNVLQSGMDYPHDPHHVFVSDFVDFSIYVDAPENLLQNWYINRFLKFREGAFTDPDSYFHNYAQLSEAEAVNVATALWNEINYVNLKENILPTRERASLILTKSENHAVDQVRLRK, encoded by the coding sequence ATGAGCAAAAAAGAGCAATCGTTAATGACACCTTATCTTCAATTTAACCGCAGCCAGTGGGCCGCCCTGCGTGATTCGGTTCCCATGACGCTCACGGAAGGTGAAATCGCGCGTTTAAAAGGGATAAACGAAGATCTGTCGCTGGAAGAAGTTGCCGAGATTTATCTGCCCCTGTCCCGCTTGCTTAACTTCTATATAAGCTCCAACCTGCGCCGCCAGGCAGTACTGGAACAGTTCCTTGGTACCAATGGGCAACGTATTCCTTATATCATCAGCATTGCAGGCAGCGTAGCGGTAGGTAAAAGCACCACCGCACGCGTCTTGCAGGCACTGTTAAGCCGTTGGCCAGAACATCGCAGCGTGGAGTTGATAACGACTGACGGCTTTCTGCACCCGAATGAGGTGTTAAAAGAACGCGGTCTAATGAAGAAGAAAGGTTTTCCGCTTTCTTATGATATGCATCGATTGGTGAAATTCGTTTCCGATCTGAAGTCAGGCGCGCCGAACGTCACGGCACCGGTTTACTCTCACCTTATTTACGATCGTATCCCCGATGGGGATAAAACTGTTGCCCAGCCAGATATTCTGATTCTGGAAGGGTTAAATGTTTTGCAAAGCGGCATGGATTATCCCCATGACCCGCACCATGTCTTTGTCTCCGATTTCGTCGACTTCTCTATATATGTCGACGCACCCGAGAATCTGCTGCAAAACTGGTATATCAACCGCTTCCTGAAGTTCCGCGAAGGGGCATTCACCGATCCTGATTCTTACTTCCATAACTACGCTCAGCTTTCCGAAGCCGAAGCCGTCAATGTCGCTACCGCGCTCTGGAATGAGATCAACTACGTGAACCTGAAAGAGAACATCCTGCCGACACGTGAGCGCGCCAGCCTGATTCTGACCAAGAGTGAGAATCACGCCGTTGACCAGGTGCGGTTGCGGAAATAG
- the rplL gene encoding 50S ribosomal protein L7/L12: protein MSITKDQIIEAVAAMSVMDVVELISAMEEKFGVSAAAAVAVAAGPAEAAEEKTEFDVILKGIGANKVAVIKAVRGATGLGLKEAKDLVESAPAALKEGVSKDDAEALKKSLEEAGAEVEVK, encoded by the coding sequence ATGTCTATCACTAAAGATCAAATCATTGAAGCAGTTGCAGCTATGTCCGTAATGGACGTTGTAGAACTGATCTCTGCAATGGAAGAAAAATTCGGCGTTTCTGCTGCTGCTGCTGTAGCTGTTGCTGCTGGCCCAGCTGAAGCTGCTGAAGAGAAAACTGAATTCGACGTTATTCTGAAAGGTATTGGCGCGAACAAAGTTGCAGTTATCAAAGCTGTACGTGGCGCAACTGGCCTGGGTCTGAAAGAAGCTAAAGACCTCGTTGAATCTGCTCCAGCCGCTCTGAAAGAAGGCGTGAGCAAAGATGACGCAGAAGCACTGAAAAAATCTCTGGAAGAAGCTGGCGCTGAAGTTGAAGTTAAATAA
- the rplK gene encoding 50S ribosomal protein L11 — protein MAKKVQAYVKLQVAAGMANPSPPVGPALGQQGVNIMEFCKAFNAKTESLEKGLPTPVVITVYADRSFTFITKTPPAAVLLKKAAGIKSGSGKPNKDKVGKISRTQLQEIAQTKAADMTGSDIEAMTRSIEGTARSMGLVVED, from the coding sequence ATGGCTAAGAAAGTACAAGCCTACGTTAAGCTGCAGGTTGCAGCTGGTATGGCAAACCCGAGTCCACCAGTTGGTCCAGCACTGGGTCAACAGGGCGTTAACATCATGGAATTCTGCAAAGCGTTCAACGCCAAAACAGAATCCCTGGAAAAAGGCCTGCCAACTCCGGTTGTCATCACCGTTTACGCTGACCGTTCTTTCACCTTCATTACCAAGACCCCGCCGGCAGCAGTTCTGCTGAAAAAAGCGGCTGGTATCAAGTCTGGTTCCGGTAAGCCGAACAAAGACAAAGTTGGTAAAATTTCCCGCACTCAGCTGCAGGAAATCGCGCAGACCAAAGCTGCCGACATGACTGGTTCCGACATTGAAGCGATGACTCGCTCCATTGAAGGTACTGCACGTTCCATGGGCCTGGTAGTGGAGGATTAA
- the nusG gene encoding transcription termination/antitermination protein NusG — MSEAPKKRWYVVQAFSGFEGRVATSLREHIKLHNMEELFGEVMVPTEEVVEIRGGQRRKSERKFFPGYVLVQMVMDDASWHLVRSVPRVMGFIGGTSDRPAPISDKEVDAIMNRLQQVGDKPRPKTLFEPGEMVRVSDGPFADFNGVVEDVDYEKSRLTVSVSIFGRATPVELDFAQVEKA; from the coding sequence ATGTCTGAAGCCCCTAAAAAGCGCTGGTACGTCGTTCAGGCGTTCTCCGGTTTTGAAGGCCGCGTAGCCACTTCGCTGCGTGAGCATATCAAATTACACAATATGGAAGAGTTGTTTGGCGAAGTCATGGTCCCGACTGAAGAAGTGGTCGAGATCCGTGGTGGCCAGCGCCGCAAAAGCGAGCGCAAATTCTTCCCAGGTTACGTGTTGGTCCAGATGGTGATGGACGACGCAAGCTGGCACCTCGTGCGCAGCGTACCACGCGTAATGGGCTTTATCGGCGGCACATCCGACCGTCCAGCTCCAATCAGCGATAAAGAAGTTGATGCGATTATGAACCGCCTGCAGCAGGTTGGTGATAAGCCGCGTCCTAAAACGCTGTTTGAGCCGGGTGAAATGGTTCGTGTTAGTGATGGTCCGTTTGCTGACTTTAACGGCGTGGTTGAAGACGTGGACTATGAAAAGTCCCGCCTGACAGTTTCCGTTTCTATCTTTGGTCGTGCGACCCCGGTAGAACTGGACTTTGCCCAGGTCGAAAAAGCCTAG
- the tuf gene encoding elongation factor Tu, giving the protein MSKEKFERTKPHVNVGTIGHVDHGKTTLTAAITTVLAKTYGGSARAFDQIDNAPEEKARGITINTSHVEYDTPSRHYAHVDCPGHADYVKNMITGAAQMDGAILVVAATDGPMPQTREHILLGRQVGVPFIIVFLNKCDMVDDEELLELVEMEVRELLSQYDFPGDDTPIIRGSALKALEGEAEWEAKIVELAGYLDSYIPEPERAIDKPFLLPIEDVFSISGRGTVVTGRVERGIVKVGEEVEIVGIKETAKSTCTGVEMFRKLLDEGRAGENVGVLLRGIKREEIERGQVLAKPGSIKPHTKFESEVYILSKDEGGRHTPFFKGYRPQFYFRTTDVTGTIELPEGVEMVMPGDNIQMVVTLIHPIAMDDGLRFAIREGGRTVGAGVVAKVIS; this is encoded by the coding sequence ATGTCTAAAGAAAAGTTTGAACGTACAAAACCGCACGTTAACGTCGGTACTATCGGCCACGTTGACCATGGTAAAACAACGCTGACTGCTGCAATCACTACCGTTCTGGCGAAAACCTACGGTGGTTCTGCTCGTGCATTCGATCAGATCGATAACGCACCAGAAGAAAAAGCTCGTGGTATCACCATCAACACTTCCCACGTTGAATATGACACCCCGTCCCGCCACTACGCACACGTAGACTGCCCGGGCCACGCCGACTATGTTAAAAACATGATCACCGGTGCTGCTCAGATGGATGGCGCGATCCTGGTTGTTGCTGCGACTGATGGTCCTATGCCACAGACGCGCGAGCACATCCTGCTGGGTCGTCAGGTAGGCGTTCCTTTCATCATCGTGTTCCTGAACAAATGCGACATGGTTGATGACGAAGAGCTGCTGGAACTGGTCGAAATGGAAGTGCGTGAACTTCTGTCTCAGTACGATTTCCCAGGTGATGATACTCCAATCATCCGTGGTTCTGCTCTGAAAGCGCTGGAAGGCGAAGCAGAGTGGGAAGCTAAAATCGTTGAACTGGCTGGCTACCTGGATTCTTACATCCCGGAACCAGAACGTGCAATCGACAAGCCATTCCTGCTGCCAATCGAAGACGTATTCTCCATCTCCGGCCGTGGTACTGTTGTAACCGGTCGTGTAGAGCGCGGTATCGTTAAAGTTGGCGAAGAAGTTGAAATCGTTGGTATCAAAGAGACTGCTAAGTCTACCTGTACTGGCGTTGAAATGTTCCGCAAACTGCTGGACGAAGGCCGTGCTGGTGAGAACGTTGGTGTTCTGCTGCGTGGTATTAAACGTGAAGAAATCGAACGTGGTCAGGTACTGGCTAAGCCAGGCTCAATCAAGCCGCACACCAAATTCGAATCTGAAGTTTATATTCTGTCCAAAGATGAAGGCGGCCGTCATACTCCGTTCTTCAAAGGCTACCGTCCACAGTTCTACTTCCGTACAACTGACGTGACCGGTACCATCGAACTGCCAGAAGGCGTAGAGATGGTAATGCCTGGCGACAACATTCAGATGGTTGTTACCCTGATCCACCCAATCGCGATGGATGACGGTCTGCGTTTCGCAATCCGTGAAGGCGGCCGTACTGTAGGCGCTGGCGTTGTAGCTAAAGTTATCAGCTAA
- the rplA gene encoding 50S ribosomal protein L1, with protein MAKLTKRMSVIRDKVDATKQYDITEAIALLKELATAKFVESVDVAVNLGIDARKSDQNVRGATVLPNGTGRSVRVAVFAQGANAEAAKAAGAELVGMEDLADQIKKGEMNFDVVIASPDAMRVVGQLGQVLGPRGLMPNPKVGTVTPNVAEAVKNAKAGQVRYRNDKNGIIHTTIGKVDFDTEKLKENLESLLVALKKAKPTQAKGVYIKKISLSTTMGAGVAVDQAGLTAVAN; from the coding sequence ATGGCTAAACTGACCAAGCGCATGTCCGTAATTCGTGACAAAGTTGATGCGACCAAACAGTACGACATCACCGAAGCAATCGCACTGCTGAAAGAACTGGCTACTGCTAAGTTCGTAGAAAGCGTTGACGTTGCTGTTAACCTCGGCATCGATGCTCGTAAATCTGATCAGAACGTTCGTGGTGCAACTGTACTGCCAAACGGTACTGGCCGTTCAGTCCGCGTAGCTGTATTTGCTCAGGGTGCAAACGCTGAAGCTGCTAAAGCTGCAGGCGCTGAACTGGTAGGTATGGAAGATCTCGCTGATCAGATCAAGAAAGGCGAAATGAACTTTGACGTTGTTATTGCTTCCCCGGATGCAATGCGCGTTGTTGGCCAGCTGGGCCAGGTTCTGGGTCCACGTGGCCTGATGCCAAACCCTAAAGTTGGTACTGTAACCCCTAACGTTGCTGAAGCGGTTAAGAACGCTAAAGCAGGTCAGGTTCGTTATCGTAACGACAAAAACGGTATCATCCACACTACCATCGGTAAAGTGGACTTCGACACCGAAAAATTGAAAGAAAACCTGGAATCCCTGCTGGTTGCGCTGAAAAAAGCGAAACCTACTCAGGCTAAAGGCGTGTACATCAAGAAAATTAGCCTGTCCACCACTATGGGCGCAGGCGTTGCAGTAGATCAGGCTGGCTTGACTGCTGTAGCAAACTAA
- the dppC gene encoding dipeptide ABC transporter permease DppC produces MSQVTQNKVVAAPAPMTPLQEFWHYFKRNKGAVVGLVYVIIMLIIAVFANFLAPYNPADQFRDVLLSPPAWQDGGTFAHLLGTDDVGRDVLSRLMYGARLSLLVGCLVVVLSLILGVILGLVAGYFGGLIDNIIMRVVDIMLALPSLLLALVLVAVFGPSIGNAALALTFVALPHYVRLTRAAVLVEVNRDYVTASRVAGAGAMRQMFVNILPNCLAPLIVQASLGFSNAILDMAALGFLGMGAQPPTPEWGTMLADVLQFAQSAWWVVTFPGLAILLTVLAFNLMGDGLRDALDPKLKQ; encoded by the coding sequence ATGTCACAAGTTACTCAAAATAAAGTTGTTGCTGCCCCGGCGCCTATGACGCCGCTGCAGGAATTCTGGCACTACTTCAAGCGTAACAAAGGCGCAGTGGTTGGTCTGGTGTATGTCATCATCATGCTGATCATTGCGGTTTTCGCGAATTTCCTGGCACCGTATAACCCGGCGGATCAGTTCCGTGACGTGCTGCTTTCCCCGCCAGCCTGGCAGGACGGCGGCACCTTTGCGCATCTTCTGGGAACGGATGATGTAGGCCGCGATGTGCTATCTCGCCTGATGTACGGTGCGCGTCTGTCGCTGCTGGTCGGCTGTCTGGTGGTAGTGCTGTCGCTGATTTTGGGCGTTATTCTCGGACTGGTTGCCGGTTACTTCGGTGGTCTGATCGACAACATCATCATGCGTGTGGTTGACATTATGCTGGCGCTGCCAAGCCTGTTGTTGGCCCTGGTGCTGGTAGCGGTGTTCGGACCCTCGATAGGTAACGCGGCGCTGGCGCTGACGTTCGTCGCGTTACCGCACTATGTGCGATTAACCCGAGCGGCGGTGCTGGTCGAAGTGAACCGCGATTACGTCACCGCGTCTCGCGTAGCGGGCGCGGGCGCAATGCGTCAGATGTTCGTCAATATTCTCCCGAACTGCCTTGCGCCGCTGATCGTTCAGGCGTCGCTTGGTTTCTCTAACGCCATTCTCGATATGGCTGCTCTTGGCTTCCTGGGCATGGGTGCGCAACCGCCAACACCGGAGTGGGGCACGATGCTCGCCGATGTGTTGCAGTTCGCGCAAAGCGCCTGGTGGGTCGTCACCTTCCCGGGTCTGGCGATTCTGCTAACGGTGCTGGCATTTAACCTGATGGGTGATGGTCTGCGTGATGCACTTGATCCCAAACTGAAGCAGTAA
- the dppB gene encoding dipeptide ABC transporter permease DppB, with amino-acid sequence MLQFILRRLGLVIPTFIGITLLTFAFVHMIPGDPVMIMAGERGISPERHAQLLAELGLNKPLWQQYLNYIWGVLHGDLGISLKSRLPVWDEFVPRFKATLELGVCAMMFAVAVGIPVGVLAAVKRGSIFDHTAVGLALTGYSMPIFWWGMMMIMLVSVQWNLTPVSGRVSDMVFLDDSNPLTGFMLIDTAIWGEEGNFIDAVAHMILPAIVLGTIPLAVIVRMTRSSMLEVLGEDYIRTARAKGLTRMRVIIVHALRNAMLPVVTVIGLQVGTLLAGAILTETIFSWPGLGRWLIDALQRRDYPVVQGGVLLVATMIILVNLLVDLLYGVVNPRIRHKK; translated from the coding sequence ATGTTGCAGTTCATCCTCCGACGTCTGGGACTTGTCATCCCCACGTTTATCGGTATCACCCTTCTCACTTTTGCCTTCGTCCATATGATCCCCGGCGACCCGGTAATGATTATGGCAGGTGAGCGTGGTATCTCCCCTGAACGCCATGCGCAGCTGTTGGCCGAACTCGGCCTGAATAAGCCGCTGTGGCAGCAGTACCTCAATTACATTTGGGGCGTTCTGCACGGTGATTTAGGGATTTCGCTGAAAAGCCGTCTTCCGGTGTGGGACGAGTTTGTGCCGCGTTTTAAAGCGACGCTTGAGCTCGGTGTCTGCGCCATGATGTTTGCCGTCGCTGTCGGTATTCCAGTCGGTGTACTGGCCGCCGTTAAGCGTGGATCTATTTTCGATCACACCGCCGTTGGCCTCGCGCTGACCGGGTATTCCATGCCTATCTTCTGGTGGGGCATGATGATGATTATGCTGGTCTCGGTGCAATGGAACCTGACGCCGGTTTCCGGGCGCGTCAGCGATATGGTCTTCCTGGACGATTCGAATCCGCTTACCGGCTTCATGCTGATCGACACCGCCATTTGGGGTGAAGAGGGCAACTTCATTGATGCCGTCGCGCACATGATTTTGCCCGCGATTGTGCTGGGGACCATTCCACTGGCAGTTATCGTGCGTATGACGCGTTCATCCATGCTGGAAGTGCTGGGTGAGGATTACATCCGTACCGCTCGTGCCAAAGGGTTGACCCGTATGCGCGTCATTATCGTTCACGCCTTACGTAACGCGATGCTGCCGGTGGTGACCGTTATCGGTCTGCAGGTGGGGACATTGCTCGCTGGCGCGATTTTGACCGAAACCATTTTCTCCTGGCCTGGCCTGGGGCGTTGGCTGATCGATGCGCTGCAGCGCCGTGACTATCCGGTAGTGCAGGGCGGCGTGTTGCTGGTGGCGACGATGATTATCCTCGTCAACCTGCTGGTCGATCTGCTTTACGGCGTGGTGAACCCGCGTATTCGTCATAAGAAGTAA